A stretch of Aspergillus nidulans FGSC A4 chromosome VI DNA encodes these proteins:
- a CDS encoding uncharacterized protein (transcript_id=CADANIAT00009712) — protein sequence MFVSRTSFLSLLLSSLVAGLSYDNIDKAATPRAKQLLTYIQAQYGSKYIAGQQDLGSVQWLQQNVGVTPAILGTDLMYYSPSAVAHGSKSHAVEDSINFDRQGGINALVWHWYAPTCLLDKNALSHSGNGTDYGLLIRDIDAIAAQLKRLADANVPVLFRPLHEPEGGWFWWGAHGPAPFKQLWDLIYDRITRVHDIHNLVWVCNTADPSWYPGNNKCDIATIDHYGEAGDHDVVKGKFQALQNVTRGERVLALAEVGSIPDPELQAKENVTWAYWMAWNDEFIKDGNHNSQKFLQNILNSSRIISLNGATRLGL from the exons ATGTTTGTCAGTCGAacttccttcctttctcttctcctttcttcgcTGGTGGCTGGACTATCCTATGACAATATCGACAAGGCAGCAACTCCTCGAGCCAAACAGCTTCTCACGTACATCCAAGCTCAGTACGGTTCAAAGTATATCGCAGGCCAGCAGGATCTTGGCAGTGTGCAGTGGTTGCAGCAAAATGTCGGTGTTACTCCGGCCATACTAGGCACTGACCTCATGTACTACTCCCCGTCTGCGGTTGCTCATGGAAGCAAGAGCCACGCCGTCGAAGATTCCATTAATTTCGACAGACAAGGCGGCATCAATGCTCTTGTTTGGCATTGGTACGCGCCAACGTGTCTTCTCGACA AAAACGCCCTTAGCCATAGCGGGAATGGGACAGATTATGGACTCCTAATTCGGGACATCGATGCAATTGCTGCCCAGCTCAAACGCCTTGCAGACGCAAACGTTCCAGTCCTCTTCCGCCCGCTTCACGAGCCTGAAGGGGGTTGGTTCTGGTGGGGAGCTCATGGCCCGGCTCCTTTCAAGCAACTCTGGGACCTTATATACGACCGCATTACTCGTGTTCACGATATCCACAACCTCGTCTGGGTCTGTAATACTGCAGATCCGAGCTGGTACCCCGGGAACAACAAGTGTGATATCGCTACTATCGACCACTATGGGGAAGCGGGCGACCATGATGTCGTCAAGGGCAAATTCCAGGCCTTGCAGAACGTTACTAGGGGCGAACGAGTTCTTGCACTGGCTGAGGTTGGCTCTATACCAGATCCGGAACTTCAGGCTAAGGAGAATGTCACTTGGGCCTACTGGATGGCCTGGAACGATGAATTCATCAAGGATGGGAACCATAACTCTCAAAAGTTCTTGCAAAACAtactcaacagcagcaggatcaTAAGCCTGAATGGTGCCACAAGGCTTGGTTTGTAA
- a CDS encoding uncharacterized protein (transcript_id=CADANIAT00009717): MSLYVLIRLVKPAHKTPAGTRSSPPIIGLVGGEDDVPLVNCHVILQIMVCQDFWGHRGHRKYQGHCQAYLWVSVGIGAQDIKVGPQLLVKDLLGQGRSTC, translated from the exons ATGAGCCTGTAC GTCTTGATTAGACTGGTTAAACCCGCCCACAAAACCCCGGCCGGAACCCGCTCCAGCCCGCCAATAATTGGGCTTG TTGGAGGGGAAGATGATGTTCCTCTTGTTAACTGCCACGTCATCCTTCAGATCATG GTATGTCAGGATTTCTGGGGGCATCGCGGCCACCGGAAGTACCAGGGCCATTGCCAGGCTTATCTTTGGGTTAGTGTTGGCATTGGTGCGCAGGACATCAAAGTTGGCCCTCAGCTCCTTGTTAAGGATCTACTTGGTCAGGGCAGGTCAACCTGTTAA
- a CDS encoding uncharacterized protein (transcript_id=CADANIAT00009719) → MSSPTSAGVLQTHQLIDNHSILIRDEIYGEELVQEPVLVELIQSPEVQRLQGICQHGVTGFLGLTPRVTRLEHSVGAFILVRRVGATIEEQVAALLHDISHTTLSHVIDHALSKPGEGSYHEVHKTRYLETTRLPDILARHGINQKVFEEELFPLVEMPSPQLCADRLDYALRDAVSFGKLAMEDARKVVSSLKAFPSATAARRLLVLDNPHVALVLSRAYINTDKDVWSSPAHIDMYQRTGQLIGELVEAGSVDNMVLWQLSDAEFWTLLRQAANHEQLRAIERLEEEGIPDDNGLCLPQCAKIRTLDPDVWQGGERQPTPLSIVLPTWGSERQQYILSRSQH, encoded by the coding sequence ATGTCATCTCCTACCAGTGCCGGCGTCCTCCAAACACACCAACTCATCGATAATCACAGCATCTTGATCCGAGATGAAATATACGGAGAAGAACTGGTCCAGGAGCCAGTGCTCGTAGAACTTATTCAGAGCCCGGAGGTGCAGCGACTGCAAGGCATCTGCCAGCATGGAGTTACTGGATTCTTGGGCCTGACACCGCGAGTCACTCGGCTTGAACATTCAGTCGGTGCATTTATACTCGTGCGAAGAGTTGGTGCCACAATTGAAGAACAAgtcgctgctcttctccatgacATCTCTCATACCACCCTCAGTCATGTCATTGATCACGCCCTCTCCAAGCCCGGGGAAGGAAGCTATCACGAGGTACACAAGACACGGTATCTTGAGACGACGCGGCTGCCGGACATCCTCGCCAGACATGGGATCAACCAGAAGGTTTTTGAGGAAGAACTTTTCCCTTTAGTGGAGATGCCATCGCCTCAACTCTGTGCTGATCGACTGGACTATGCTTTACGCGACGCCGTCAGCTTCGGCAAGCTTGCCATGGAAGATGCTAGAAAGGTTGTCAGCTCACTGAAGGCATTTCCCAGTGCTACAGCAGCCCGTCGtctgctggttctggatAACCCCCATGTAGCATTGGTTCTTTCTCGCGCATATATCAATACCGACAAAGATGTCTGGTCAAGCCCAGCCCATATCGACATGTATCAGCGGACGGGTCAGCTAATAGGCGAACTGGTAGAGGCAGGGTCTGTGGACAATATGGTGTTGTGGCAACTGTCCGACGCAGAGTTTTGGACTCTGCTTCGTCAAGCAGCGAATCATGAGCAGCTTCGCGCTATCGAGAGacttgaagaggaagggatTCCAGACGACAACGGACTCTGTCTGCCACAGTGCGCTAAAATTCGCACTCTTGATCCAGATGTTTGGCAAGGGGGAGAAAGGCAACCCACACCGTTGTCGATAGTGTTGCCAACGTGGGGATCAGAGCGACAGCAGTACATTCTCAGTCGTAGTCAGCATTGA
- a CDS encoding uncharacterized protein (transcript_id=CADANIAT00009715), with protein sequence MAGDGSQVGATRSELRKNKVSIISIPLRSLKDIGEKKREFTSGYLGCGTMARVSRATPAGIARQFRKEMSLEEGVDVVLEFTQWATQFDLLP encoded by the exons ATGGCTGGGGACGGTTCCCAAGTGGGTGCAACCAGGAGCGAGTTGCGGAAGAACAAGGTCAGCATAATATCCATTCCCCTTAGATCCCTGAAAG ATAtcggtgagaagaagagggagtttACGAGCGGGTATCTGGGCTGCGGGACTATGGCCCGGGTGTCTCGGGCCACACCGGCGGGTATTGCTAGGCAATTCAGGAAGGAAATGTCCCTGgaggagggtgttgatgtGGTGCTGGAAT TCACCCAATGGGCCACGCAATTTGATCTCTTGCCCTAA
- a CDS encoding Gfo/Idh/MocA family protein (transcript_id=CADANIAT00009716): protein MTINAYLSTYRSNERTEHQGGPFKISITAFRSTWSIGVTLRQLVGFTRPSAANHTMSYALVQYCLSRLPIQHLEQLGNLKIPFEIHAAPFQFLQKHHSAFGFDWVERLVWRTHDLHKPYNYLRPELLLAQEIDSQRLVAILTIMPGEDYIRHYASMVEVAQHDGAIFSNHGPIHCVLYPHLTQSMMTWTGLTELSANIEPGDVVVLGFVAELLSRFASLVPTSRMIWRQDSQYYGLVRLELHPGLVFSLVGAKYSYWGNLGGRVVTELAARRPRAICYIAKQGTLLSPDDIHCRIYSPTRYCVFDKGKACWHGDDHPALPINPLSSRSPTFDRGLHVSTPTIVEQDVELRTQLGAHGAASIDNELAQMARALTDMHEENPSMSRIQLLPIMFCTDYLRRPEELGMSVPFDLTSRNQTVQRGKELFLARAAHLVLEAFDVIQRPKAIIVGTGYGVKTILPALQRRGVEIVGLCGGHNRAKTETVATKHKIPCIDLSLKELQACHGANLLFVASPHDKHAALVQEALDLGGFDIICEKPLALDMTTMRHLVDQSLRSSQLCLINHALRFYPPLIHLKVASKEPANILTIDIRYLTRRLAKLTHWNSCFSKSAGGGMMLAMATHFLDLIEWFTDYPLTHDSMETITTSNSIAPLPTEDAQITKTPNVESAFEISGYCRSSTKYSVECDGAADTELFSVTIHLANENELRFIQQKGRPVMLEQRHSGREWLPLKVHLEQRVRDGSPWQVSFQYFVEELVEAICMGKRSAFADKSTGFDDYSRQVGVFGSRVGIY from the coding sequence ATGACTATAAACGCATATCTGTCCACTTATCGATCGAATGAACGAACTGAACATCAGGGTGGTCCGTTCAAAATCTCGATCACAGCGTTTCGAAGTACCTGGTCGATTGGAGTAACCCTTCGCCAGCTCGTCGGTTTCACAAGGCCTTCGGCGGCCAACCATACCATGTCGTATGCGCTTGTTCAGTACTGCCTCAGCCGACTTCCCATACAACACCTTGAACAACTTGGAAATCTCAAGATTCCCTTTGAAATACACGCAGCCCCGTTCCAATTCCTTCAGAAACACCACAGTGCATTTGGTTTCGATTGGGTGGAGAGATTGGTCTGGAGAACGCACGACCTGCACAAGCCTTACAATTACCTCCGACCCGAATTACTCCTGGCTCAGGAAATAGACTCCCAGAGACTTGTTGCAATCCTTACCATTATGCCCGGTGAAGATTATATTCGACACTATGCAAGCATGGTAGAGGTTGCTCAGCATGACGGTGCAATATTCTCGAACCATGGACCAATCCACTGCGTACTGTACCCTCACCTCACGCAGTCCATGATGACGTGGACCGGACTTACAGAGCTCTCTGCCAACATTGAACCTGGAGACGTTGTAGTTCTCGGTTTCGTGGCGGAGCTGCTTTCACGTTTTGCCTCTCTTGTACCTACATCTCGAATGATCTGGCGACAAGACTCGCAGTATTACGGTCTGGTCCGGCTCGAGCTTCATCCGGGGCTCGTGTTCAGTCTCGTAGGCGCCAAGTACAGCTACTGGGGCAATCTAGGTGGGCGGGTTGTCACGGAGCTTGCCGCTCGCAGGCCACGGGCCATATGTTATATTGCTAAGCAGGGCACACTGCTCTCCCCTGACGATATTCACTGCCGAATCTACTCACCCACAAGATACTGCGTCTTTGACAAAGGCAAGGCCTGCTGGCATGGAGACGATCACCCAGCCTTACCAATTAACCCACTCTCATCCAGATCTCCAACCTTTGATCGAGGTCTGCATGTTTCGACTCCCACAATCGTCGAGCAGGATGTGGAGTTAAGAACACAACTGGGGGCCCATGGCGCTGCGTCCATTGACAACGAACTGGCGCAGATGGCAAGAGCACTCACAGACATGCACGAAGAGAACCCTTCCATGTCTCGAATTCAATTGCTGCCCATCATGTTCTGTACTGACTACCTTCGACGTCCAGAAGAGTTGGGAATGTCAGTGCCATTCGATCTGACATCGCGGAATCAAACCGTGCAACGCGGCAAGGAACTCTTCCTGGCCAGGGCCGCCCATTTGGTTCTAGAAGCATTCGATGTTATCCAGCGTCCGAAGGCCATTATAGTCGGGACAGGATATGGTGTTAAGACCATACTCCCAGCTTTGCAAAGGCGCGGAGTTGAAATCGTTGGATTATGCGGTGGGCATAACCGTGCTAAGACCGAGACCGTCGCGACAAAACATAAGATTCCATGCATTGATCTCTCTCTGAAAGAATTGCAAGCATGCCACGGCGCCAATTTGCTCTTCGTTGCTTCTCCGCACGACAAACATGCTGCCCTCGTCCAAGAGGCCCTCGATCTCGGCGGCTTCGACATAATATGCGAGAAGCCCCTTGCCCTCGACATGACAACGATGCGACATTTGGTCGATCAATCGCTACGCTCTTCTCAGCTGTGCTTGATCAACCACGCTCTTCGCTTCTACCCGCCGCTCATTCATCTGAAGGTTGCCTCAAAAGAACCGGCCAACATTTTGACCATTGACATTCGGTACTTGACCAGGCGGCTTGCCAAGCTCACTCATTGGAACTCTTGCTTCTCCAAGTCTGCCGGAGGGGGCATGATGCTGGCGATGGCCACTCATTTCCTTGATCTCATCGAATGGTTTACAGATTATCCACTCACCCATGACTCGATGGAAACCATTACCACGTCAAACTCGATTGCTCCTCTGCCGACCGAAGACGCGCAAATCACAAAGACTCCCAATGTCGAGTCGGCGTTCGAGATTAGTGGCTACTGTCGGTCGTCCACGAAATACTCTGTCGAATGTGATGGGGCTGCAGACACCGAACTCTTTTCTGTCACCATCCACCTTGCGAATGAAAATGAGCTTCGGTTTATCCAGCAAAAGGGAAGGCCTGTAATGCTGGAACAACGTCACTCAGGCCGGGAATGGTTGCCTTTGAAGGTGCATTTGGAACAGCGCGTTCGAGATGGCTCTCCGTGGCAGGTATCCTTTCAGTACTTTGTGGAAGAATTGGTGGAGGCTATCTGCATGGGCAAGAGGTCCGCATTTGCGGACAAATCCACTGGCTTTGATGACTATTCTAGACAAGTTGGAGTCTTCGGATCCAGGGTGGGCATATACTGA
- a CDS encoding uncharacterized protein (transcript_id=CADANIAT00009713), whose amino-acid sequence MLFHSVPKLALFIPLLGTCLAELLTPFPDTASDLAIKFQPVLDFDTDSCYQTAVIGKDYLVNSDIDPNLAPPRPPGPGPIIRAATDDNQVVFAVNASNSDSEIGIRSGGPYAPSGCRDKIRLDRSQTGFSNAHKHDWELVNVWTLHDQVFFVSWSAHGDYTTHYWSTIRFKGSHPKIVYHLGSSGTHSLRKTEAKDDEIENDTGRWFRAPLVSLEKMPCKFNQELLNNNWGSAHSDLSRFGEKLDKWMPCDARNNEHFDPWEPKVPSWL is encoded by the exons ATGCTGTTCCACAGCGTTCCCAAACTAGCCCTGTTTATCCCGCTTCTAGGAACCTGCCTAGCAGAGCTCCTCACCCCGTTCCCAGACACCGCGAGCGATCTCGCCATCAAGTTCCAACCCGTTCTCGACTTCGACACAGACAGCTGCTACCAGACCGCAGTCATCGGCAAAGACTACCTGGTCAACTCTGATATCGACCCAAACCTTGCTCCACCCCGTCCTCCCGGTCCAGGGCCCATTATTCGAGCCGCCACCGATGACAACCAAGTTGTCTTCGCTGTCAACGCTAGcaacagcgacagcgagatTGGGATCCGCTCGGGCGGTCCCTACGCACCCTCTGGGTGCCGCGACAAGATCCGACTAGACCGCAGCCAGAC TGGGTTTTCAAACGCACACAAGCACGACTGGGAGCTCGTCAACGTGTGGACGCTCCACGACCAAGTGTTTTTCGTCTCGTGGTCTGCGCACGGCGACTACACAACGCACTACTGGTCGACGATCCGGTTCAAAGGCTCGCACCCGAAGATCGTGTACCACCTCGGTTCGTCGGGTACGCACTCGCTGCGCAAGACCGAGGCCAAGGACGATGAGATTGAAAACGACACCGGGCGGTGGTTTCGGGCGCCGCTTGTTTCGCTAGAGAAGATGCCCTGCAAATTTAAccaggagctgctgaataATAATTGGGGCAGCGCGCATAGTGATTTAAGTAGGTTTGGGGAGAAGCTGGATAAGTGGATGCCGTGCGATGCAAGGAATAACGAACATTTTGACCCCTGGGAGCCCAAGGTTCCTTCGTGGCTGTGA
- a CDS encoding zinc-binding alcohol dehydrogenase family protein (transcript_id=CADANIAT00009709) — translation MAAVNRALWQDEAGIAGVIRENAVPTTVADNEILVKVNAWAMNPADAILQDAALPAVKYPLILGEDVAGTVEKVGSEATGKLKVGDRVLGLALGAAVFKTEQGAFQEYVILDYTLACKIPDSLSFAEASVFPLCIATAAYGLFSKDYLGLPLPKINPTSTGKSILIWGGSSGVGSNAIQLSKAAGFEVITTCSAHNFDYVKRLGADKVFDYKDPFVIDKIVAELDNGECIGVLQAAGDTTPSCEVATKSKHKLRLAASNPVPEGMAPADIEVKMIFAGGTAIYYETSSATFAGYLPEALAKGLYQVAPTPQIVPTKGLEGIQEALNILKKGISAKKLVTLAN, via the coding sequence atggctgctgtcAATCGAGCTCTCTGGCAGGATGAAGCTGGCATTGCAGGTGTTATCCGGGAAAATGCGGTCCCTACGACTGTTGCCGACAACGAAATCCTGGTCAAGGTGAACGCATGGGCAATGAACCCGGCGGATGCTATACTTCAGGACGCGGCTCTTCCCGCCGTTAAGTATCCACTCATCCTGGGGGAAGACGTTGCTGGCACTGTTGAGAAAGTTGGCTCCGAAGCCACGGGCAAGCTCAAAGTTGGCGATCGCGTCTTAGGCCTTGCCCTTGGAGCTGCTGTGTTCAAGACCGAGCAAGGCGCCTTCCAGGAGTACGTGATTCTGGACTATACCCTGGCATGCAAAATCCCAGACTCCCTCTCTTTCGCCGAGGCGTCTGTTTTCCCCCTATGCATCGCCACTGCCGCATACGGCCTATTCTCGAAGGATTATCTTGGCCTGCCGTTGCCTAAGATCAACCCCACCAGTACTGGAAAGTCCATTCTTATCTGGGGAGGAAGCTCTGGAGTCGGTAGCAATGCGATTCAGCTGAGCAAGGCGGCCGGTTTCGAGGTGATCACCACATGCTCTGCACATAACTTCGATTATGTGAAGCGTCTCGGCGCGGACAAGGTCTTCGATTATAAAGACCCGTTCGTGATTGACAAGATCGTTGCGGAACTTGACAATGGGGAATGCATAGGCGTTTTACAAGCTGCCGGTGATACGACCCCTTCCTGTGAGGTAGCGACGAAGTCAAAGCACAAGCTGCGTCTCGCTGCGTCAAACCCTGTCCCAGAGGGCATGGCCCCGGCAGATATTGAGGTAAAGATGATCTTCGCGGGTGGGACGGCCATTTACTACGAAACGAGCTCAGCTACTTTTGCTGGGTATTTGCCAGAAGCACTGGCGAAGGGTCTCTACCAGGTGGCACCAACCCCACAGATCGTGCCCACCAAAGGGTTGGAGGGGATCCAAGAGGCCTTGAATATCCTTAAAAAAGGAATCTCGGCCAAGAAGCTGGTCACTTTGGCTAACTAA
- a CDS encoding protein plyE (transcript_id=CADANIAT00009711), translating to MYQPLLLLPLLLTSAFANPHDPHIHHSLEKRASFPIPSSKGSVTFSSPKTISGTFDGGMKTYGRGVKCTGQDEGGDEDAVFILKDGATLKNAIIGADQIEGVHCEGSCTIENVWWTDVCEDALSLKGSGSGTHKIIGGGARNADDKVIQHNSGGKVIIQDFTVQNFGKLYRACGNCKKQFKRTVKISGVKASSGKALVGINSNYGDTASIKGCATSVKEICVEYEGTNNNSKEPKKKSSGPSSYCKYSEPLSKC from the exons ATGTACCagcctctgcttctccttcccctcctcctaACTTCGGCTTTTGCCAACCCCCACGATCCCCACATTCACCACTCCCTGGAGAAGCGGGCATCCTTCCCCATACCTTCCTCGAAGGGCAGCGTGACCTTCTCTTCGCCCAAGACCATCAGCGGCACTTTTGATGGAGGCATGAAGACCTATGGCCGTGGCGTCAAGTGTACCGGTCAAGACGAAGGTGGTGACGAGGACGCCGTCTTCATTCTCAAGGACGGTGCCACTCTTAAgaacgccatcatcggcgccgATCAAATTGAGGGTGTCCACTGTGAGGGCTCCTGCACTATCGAGAACGTCTGGTGGACGGATGTCTGTGAAG ATGCCCTATCCCTCAAGGGCAGCGGCAGTGGCACCCACAAGATcattggtggtggtgccCGCAATGCTGacgacaaggtcatccaGCACAACTCTGGCGGCAAGGTGATCATCCAGGACTTCACTGTGCAGAACTTCGGTAAGCTCTACCGGGCCTGCGGCAACTGCAAGAAGCAGTTCAAGCGCACTGTGAAGATCAGCGGTGTCAAGGCTTCTAGCGGCAAGGCCCTTGTCGGCATCAACTCCAACTACGGTGATACCGCTTCCATCAAAGGCTGCGCGACCAGTGTTAAGGAGATTTGTGTTGAGTATGAGGGtaccaacaacaacagcaaggAGCCTAAGAAGAAGTCTTCTGGTCCTAGCAGCTACTGCAAATACAGTGAACCTCTGAGCAAGTGCTAA
- a CDS encoding uncharacterized protein (transcript_id=CADANIAT00009710), producing MYASFDVTRVAGGHGFDSNLFVFLKVEGRPDCGKPAGANFMLNQVSRVEDVFETNWIVNVWRCLAFILIPGLDNFFELYFLAFCAYKISKVCRVIVLGCLRRRYSIRPILSTTMLYRGPVFYMPELDLA from the exons ATGTATGCGTCGTTCGATGTCACCCGAGTCGCCGGTGGCCATGGCTTTGACAGCAACCTCTTTGTTTTCCTGAAGGTCGAGGGCAGGCCAGACTGTGGAAAACCCGCCGGTGCCAATTTTATGCTCAACCAGGTGTCTCGCGTTGAGGATGTCTTCGAGACAAATTGGATAGTAAACGTTTGGCGTTGCCTTGCGTTCATACTTATCCCAGGACTCGACAACTTCTTCGAGCTCTatttcctcgccttctgtGCTTACAAGATCTCCAAAGTCTGTCGCGTCATCGTCCTTGGTTGTTTGCGGCGGCGTTACTCTATCCGTCCTATCTTATCCACGACTATGCTGTATCGCGGTCCGGTCTTC TATATGCCTGAGCTTGACCTAGCCTGA
- a CDS encoding uncharacterized protein (transcript_id=CADANIAT00009714) gives MSRNLVITSIESLTGSQIAKTILASRSFAKGIKKITGLTLYPDSDACAELKEEHGVQIVEHKPGNLDAMVSTLQETGADTICLLPPGHKDAFNITTELITATKKAGIPNVCFISSAGCDLAEREAQPLLRSVIDLEAMVMEAKGDASTETGHSPVVIRRGFYAEHLLLYSRQAQEEGKLPLPIGTSHKFAPMALSDVVEVVAHVLTGHGKHGFSDKHRGQLMVLTGPQLTAGDELATAASQALGKELKFEDISESEAKKVLKDDAGSSEGEIAYLLEYYALVREGKTNYISTTAFHDVTGKHPVEPTEFFKQYAENLRPKANKKRKTQ, from the exons ATGTCCCGCAACCTCGTCATTACCAGCATAGAAAGCCTCACGGGGTCCCAAATTGCCAAAACCATCCTCGCATCGCGCAGTTTCGCCAAAGGCATCAAAAAGATCACAGGCTTAACCCTTTACCCAGATTCAGATGCATGCGCGGAGCTTAAAGAAGAGCATGGCGTGCAAATTGTTGAACACAAACCCGGCAATCTAGATGCCATGGTTAGCACACTGCAAGAAACGGGCGCCGACACAATCTGCCTCCTGCCACCCGGCCACAAGGACGCATTTAACATCACAACTGAGCTTATAACCGCCACGAAGAAGGCCGGTATCCCTAACGTATGCTTTATTTCGTCCGCTGGGTGTGACCTTGCCGAGCGTGAAGCGCAGCCGCTGCTGAGGAGTGTGATTGATCTCGAAGCGATGGTTATGGAGGCAAAGGGCGATGCCAGCACGGAGACGGGACATAGTCCGGTTGTGATTCG TCGCGGCTTCTACGCAGAACACCTCCTCTTGTACTCGCgacaagcgcaagaagagggcaaatTGCCGCTCCCTATCGGCACATCGCACAAATTCGCACCGATGGCGTTATCTGATGTTGTGGAAGTAGTTGCACACGTGCTAACAGGCCACGGCAAACACGGGTTTTCCGATAAACATCGCGGTCAGCTGATGGTTCTTACGGGGCCCCAGCTTACGGCTGGCGACGAGCTCGCAACAGCCGCAAGCCAGGCGCTCGGCAAGGAATTGAAATTCGAAGATATATCAGA GTCTGAAGCCAAGAAGGTCCTCAAGGACGATGCCGGTAGTTCCGAGGGAGAGATCGCGTATCTCCTTGAGTACTACGCACTTGTCCGCGAAGGCAAGACGAACTACATATCGACGACTGCATTCCACGATGTGACCGGAAAGCATCCCGTAGAGCCAACGGAGTTCTTTAAGCAGTATGCCGAGAACTTGCGTCCGAAAGCCaacaagaagaggaagactcAGTGA